One Phaseolus vulgaris cultivar G19833 chromosome 4, P. vulgaris v2.0, whole genome shotgun sequence DNA window includes the following coding sequences:
- the LOC137836681 gene encoding putative disease resistance RPP13-like protein 1: MAAEAVGGALLSVAFDRLASPQVLDFFRTKLDEKLLANLNNKLNSINAVADDAELKQLTDPRVKTWLVAVKEAVFDAEDLLGEIDYELTRCQVEAPYEPQTFTHKVSNFFKSILFNNKIKSGMKEVLENLEYLANQKGDLGLKEGTYSGDGSGSNIPQKLPSSSLVAESVIYGRDADKDIIINWLTSETDNLNQPSILSIVGMGGLGKTTLAQHVFSDPKIEDAKFDIKAWVCVSDHFHVLTVTRTILESITNQKDDSGNLEMVHKKLKEKLLGKRFLLVLDDVWNERPAEWEAVRTPLSYGAPGIRILVTTRSEKVASSMRSEVHLLKQLGEDECWKVFENHALKDGDLELNDELMKVGRRIVEKCKGLPLALKTIGCLLSTKSSISDWENILESDIWELPKEHSEIIPALFLSYRYLPSHLKRCFAYCALFPKDYEFVKKELILMWMAQNFLQSPQQMIDPEEVGEEYFNDLLSRSFFQQSNLVGRFVMHDLLNDLAKYVCADFCFRLKFDKGRRIPKTTRHFSFIFSDIKSFDGFGSLTDAKRLRSFLPISQCWSSQWNFKISIHDFFSKIKFIRVLSFSGCSDLREVPDSVDDLKHLHSLDLSRTGIQKLPDSICLLYNLLILKLNFCLELEELALNLHKLTKLRYLEFEFTRVRKMPKHFGELKNLQVLDTFIIDRNSEVSTKQLGELGGLNLHGRLSINDVQNILNPLDALEANLKDKHLVKLKLKWKSDHIPDDPKKEKEVLQNLQPSNHLENLSIWNYSGTKFPSWVFDNSLSNLVFLKLEDCKYCLCLPPLGLLSSLKTLEITGFDGIVSVGDEFYGSNSSFASLEWLEFSNMKEWEEWECETTSFPRLQQLYVVGCPKLKGTKEVVSDELRISGNSMEISHTDGGSDSLTIFPLHFFPKLRSLQLILCHHIERISQEYAHYHLMDLCIEDCRRFKSFLFPKPMQILIPSLTNLYITRCPEVELFPDGGLPLNIKHISLSCLKLIASLRDNLDPNTSLQSLTIQYLDMECFPDEVLLPRSLTSLQIRWCPNLKKMHYKGLCHLSSLSLDLCLSLECLPAEGLPKSISSLTIWGCPLLKERCRNPDGEDWGKIAHIQELYVWSEDE; the protein is encoded by the coding sequence ATGGCAGCAGAAGCTGTTGGTGGTGCTCTTCTTTCGGTTGCATTCGACAGGCTCGCTTCTCCTCAAGTTCTAGACTTCTTTCGTACAAAACTTGATGAGAAGCTCCTCGCCAATTTGAACAACAAGCTGAATTCCATAAATGCTGTCGCTGATGATGCTGAACTAAAGCAGCTCACAGATCCACGCGTCAAAACATGGCTTGTGGCTGTCAAAGAGGCTGTCTTTGATGCAGAGGATCTGTTGGGTGAAATAGACTATGAACTCACCAGATGCCAAGTGGAAGCTCCATACGAACCTCAAACCTTTACTCACAAGGTATCAAATTTCTTCAAATCTATTTTAtttaacaacaaaattaaatcaGGGATGAAAGAAGTCCTGGAGAACCTTGAATATCTTGCAAACCAAAAGGGTGATCTTGGTTTGAAGGAGGGTACTTATTCTGGTGATGGATCAGGTAGTAACATACCACAAAAATTGCCATCATCTTCTTTGGTGGCTGAAAGTGTTATTTATGGCAGAGATGCTGACAAAGATATAATCATTAATTGGCTCACATCTGAAACTGACAATCTTAACCAGCCATCAATACTTTCCATTGTGGGCATGGGTGGGTTGGGTAAGACCACCCTGGCCCAGCATGTGTTCAGTGATCCTAAGATCGAAGATGCAAAATTTGATATCAAAGCCTGGGTTTGTGTTTCTGatcattttcatgttttgaCCGTGACAAGAACAATTCTTGAGTCAATCACAAATCAAAAAGATGACAGTGGGAACCTAGAAATGGTTCACAAAAAactgaaagaaaaattgttagGAAAGAGATTTCTTCTTGTTTTGGATGATGTTTGGAACGAAAGACCAGCAGAATGGGAAGCTGTGCGAACTCCTCTTAGCTACGGGGCTCCAGGAATTAGAATTCTTGTCACAACTCGCAGTGAGAAAGTTGCTTCTAGCATGAGGTCTGAAGTGCATCTTCTAAAGCAATTAGGAGAGGACGAAtgctggaaagtttttgaaaatcatgCATTAAAAGATGGTGATCTTGAATTGAATGATGAGTTAATGAAGGTTGGTAGAAGAATAGTTGAGAAGTGCAAGGGATTACCTCTAGCTCTGAAAACAATTGGATGTCTTTTGAGCACAAAGTCATCCATTTCAGATTGGGAGAACATATTGGAAAGTGACATATGGGAGTTACCAAAAGAACACAGTGAAATTATTCCTGCGTTATTTTTGAGCTATCGCTATCTTCCTTCTCATCTTAAAAGGTGCTTTGCTTATTGTGCCTTATTCCCCAAAGATTATGAGTTTGTGAAGAAGGAGTTAATTTTGATGTGGATGGCCCAAAATTTTCTACAGAGTCCACAACAGATGATAGATCCAGAAGAAGTTGGTGAAGAGTACTTCAATGATCTACTGTCAAGGTCTTTTTTTCAACAATCAAACCTTGTAGGACGTTTCGTCATGCATGACCTTCTGAATGATTTGGCAAAATATGTATGTGCGGATTTTTGTTTCAGGTTGAAATTTGATAAAGGCCGACGTATACCGAAAACAACTCgtcatttttcatttatattcaGTGACATCAAAAGTTTTGATGGTTTTGGGAGTTTGACTGATGCTAAAAGACTTCGTTCATTTCTTCCTATCTCACAATGTTGGAGTTCTCAATGGAATTTCAAGATTTCcatacatgattttttttccaaGATTAAGTTTATACGCGTGTTATCTTTTAGTGGTTGTTCAGACCTTAGAGAGGTTCCAGATTCTGTAGATGATCTTAAACATCTCCATTCGTTAGATCTTTCGCGTACTGGGATACAAAAACTACCTGACTCGATATGTTTGCTCTATAACTTACTAATACTGAAGTTGAACTTTTGTTTAGAGTTGGAGGAATTGGCCTTAAATTTGCACAAACTTACCAAATTGCGTTACCTTGAATTTGAATTTACCAGAGTGAGAAAGATGCCAAAGCATTTTGGAGAATTGAAGAATCTTCAAGTGTTGGATACGTTTATCATCGATAGAAATAGTGAGGTCAGTACTAAACAACTGGGCGAGTTGGGAGGACTCAATCTTCATGGAAGGCTATCAATCAATGACGTGCAGAATATTTTGAATCCTTTGGATGCATTAGAAGCAAATTTGAAAGATAAACACCTTGTGAAGCTAAAATTAAAATGGAAGTCGGACCACATCCCTGATGAtccaaagaaagaaaaggaagtaCTTCAGAATCTACAACCTTCCAATCACTTGGAGAATTTGTCAATCTGGAACTACAGTGGTACAAAATTCCCAAGTTGGGTATTCGATAATTCGTTATCAAATCTGGTGTTCTTAAAGTTGGAGGATTGTAAATATTGCCTATGTTTGCCTCCCCTTGGACTTTTGTCATCACTGAAGACCCTCGAGATTACAGGGTTTGATGGAATAGTGAGCGTTGGTGATGAATTTTATGGGAGCAACTCTTCGTTTGCATCCTTGGAGTGGTTGGAATTCTCCAATATGAAGGAATGGGAAGAATGGGAGTGTGAAACTACTTCTTTTCCACGTCTTCAACAGCTTTATGTGGTTGGATGTCCGAAACTGAAAGGTACGAAAGAAGTTGTTAGTGATGAGCTCAGAATTAGCGGAAACAGTATGGAGATATCGCATACTGATGGAGGCAGCGACTCTCTTACAATCTTTCCACTACATTTCTTTCCAAAACTCCGTTCTCTTCAACTGATATTGTGCCACCACATAGAAAGAATTTCACAGGAGTACGCTCATTATCATCTCATGGATCTATGTATTGAAGATTGCCGTCGATTTAAATCATTCCTGTTTCCCAAACCCATGCAAATCCTGATTCCGTCCCTTACTAACCTGTATATAACTAGGTGTCCAGAAGTGGAGTTGTTCCCAGATGGAGGTTTGccattaaatataaaacatatctCTCTTTCATGTTTAAAACTTATCGCCTCCTTGAGAGACAACTTGGATCCCAACACATCTCTTCAAAGCTTGACTATTCAATATTTGGACATGGAGTGTTTTCCCGATGAAGTTTTGCTCCCACGCTCTCTCACCTCTCTACAAATCCGTTGGTGTCCAAATCTTAAAAAGATGCACTACAAGGGTCTCTGCCACCTCTCCTCTCTCTCACTTGATCTTTGTCTCAGCCTTGAATGCTTACCAGCGGAGGGTCTCCCCAAATCCATCTCTTCTCTTACAATATGGGGTTGTCCATTGCTGAAGGAGCGTTGTCGGAATCCAGATGGCGAAGACTGGGGAAAGATTGCTCACATCCAAGAACTGTATGTTTGGTCAGAAGATGAGTGA